Proteins encoded within one genomic window of Stigmatopora argus isolate UIUO_Sarg chromosome 21, RoL_Sarg_1.0, whole genome shotgun sequence:
- the LOC144067376 gene encoding zinc finger and BTB domain-containing protein 41-like yields the protein MDVLENAVVNKTNPGIKSEPSATPVMKFPSAEDLHCPQCLITFNSKKSQETHVKRTHPEQYTSQLVKNHTLFSCYKCDESYASPEELAAHREIAHQGDNVPICPSCNKVFPNYSLLYQHKRHGCTGEWECGDCDVRCQALLEFHLHCIQEHGGEVTEEAESDGRSCVVCWHHFRTHEGLMRHQERVERSRVRPVARPRGAKRRRRRKIEEDEVSQGQQEEEKEELKIPCSHEDCRLTFPSIDALRVHKKTRHPPKKH from the exons ATGGACGTGTTGGAGAACGCCGTTGTGAACAAAACGAACCCGGGGATCAAGTCGGAACCTTCTGCGACGCCCGTGATGAAATTCC CTTCAGCGGAAGATCTGCACTGCCCGCAATGCCTCATCACCTTCAACAGCAAAAAGTCCCAAGAGACCCACGTGAAGAGGACTCACCCGGAGCAATACACCTCGCAGCTGGTCAAG AACCACACGCTATTCTCGTGTTACAAGTGCGATGAGAGTTATGCCTCTCCCGAGGAACTCGCCGCCCACAGGGAGATCGCCCACCAGGGTGACAACGTGCCCATCTGCCCCTCCTGCAACAAAGTCTTTCCCAACTATAGTTTG CTCTACCAACACAAACGGCACGGCTGCACGGGAGAGTGGGAGTGCGGCGACTGCGACGTGCGCTGCCAGGCCCTCCTGGAATTTCACCTGCACTGCATCCAGGAGCACGGCGGCGAGGTGACGGAGGAGGCAGAAAGCGACGGGCGCTCGTGCGTCGTCTGCTGGCACCACTTCCGCACCCACGAGGGGCTGATGAGACACCAAGAGAGGGTGGAGCGATCCCGGGTCCGGCCCGTCGCTAGACCCCGCGGTgccaagaggaggaggaggaggaagattgAGGAAGACGAGGTTAGCCAAGGGCagcaggaagaagaaaaagaggagCTGAAGATCCCATGTTCCCATGAAGACTGCCGCCTGACGTTCCCGAGCATCGACGCCCTCAGGGTGCACAAGAAGACTAGGCACCCTCCCAAAAAGCACTGA
- the LOC144066727 gene encoding trypsin-3-like — translation MYSIYIHTLTHECSSACFCFRDTRTQRVVMKALILLACLGAALAAAAEQDDKIVGGYECPRHSAPYQVSLNAGYHFCGGSLISSQWVVSAAHCYKSRIQVRLGEHNIAANEGTEQWIDSAQLIKHPRYNSYNLDNDIMLIKLSRPAAINNYVRTVPLPSRCTVADENCLVSGWGNMAAPGNNFPDRLQCLRQPIIDDRICRNAYPHLFTENMLCSGFMHGGASSCQGDSGGPLVCNGELQGVVSWGYDCAMKGHPSVYARVCRYNSWINDVMGRY, via the exons atgtacagtatatatatacacacactcacgcacgaATGCTCCAGCGCCTGCTTTTGCTTCAGGGACACCCGCACCCAACGCGTCGTCATGAAGGCCTTGATTCTGCTGGCTTGCCTCGGCGCAGCAC TTGCCGCTGCCGCCGAGCAGGACGACAAGATCGTCGGGGGTTACGAGTGCCCCCGTCACTCCGCCCCCTACCAGGTGTCCCTGAACGCCGGCTACCACTTCTGCGGCGGTTCCCTCATTTCCAGCCAATGGGTGGTCTCCGCCGCCCACTGCTACAAATC TCGCATCCAGGTGCGCCTGGGCGAGCACAACATCGCCGCCAACGAGGGCACGGAACAGTGGATCGACTCGGCCCAGCTGATCAAGCACCCCCGGTACAACAGCTACAACTTGGACAACGACATCATGCTGATCAAACTGAGCCGCCCCGCCGCCATCAACAATTACGTGCGCACCGTTCCGCTGCCTTCCCGATGCACCGTTGCCGACGAGAACTGCTTGGTGTCCGGGTGGGGCAACATGGCCGCCCCTGGAA ACAACTTCCCCGACAGGCTCCAGTGTTTGAGGCAACCCATCATTGACGACAGAATCTGCCGCAACGCTTACCCGCATCTCTTCACCGAGAACATGCTCTGCTCCGGCTTCATGCACGGCGGCGCCAGCAGCTGTCAG GGAGACTCCGGCGGTCCTCTGGTGTGCAACGGCGAGCTGCAGGGCGTGGTCTCCTGGGGCTACGACTGCGCCATGAAGGGACACCCCAGCGTCTACGCCCGCGTGTGCCGCTACAACAGCTGGATCAACGACGTCATGGGGAGATATTGA
- the ndufv1 gene encoding NADH dehydrogenase [ubiquinone] flavoprotein 1, mitochondrial codes for MLSLSRAVASGVARAPAALSQGLMVRFNSTAQSPPKKTTFGPLADEDRIFTNLYGRHDWQLNGAMKRGDWYKTKEILLKGVDWILNEVKVSGLRGRGGAGFPTGMKWSFMNKPSDGRPKYLVVNADEGEPGTCKDREIMRNDPHKLVEGCLVAGRAMGARAAYIYIRGEFYNESSNLQVAINEAYAAGLIGRNACGSGYDFDVFVMRGAGAYICGEETALIESLEGKQGKPRLKPPFPADVGVFGCPTTVANVETVAVAPTICRRGGSWFLGFGRERNSGTKLFNISGHVNHPCTVEEEMSIPLKDLIERHAGGVRGGWDNLLAVIPGGSSTPLIPKKVCEEVLMDFDGLLQAQTGLGTAALIVMDKSTDIIRAIARLIEFYKHESCGQCTPCREGVDWMNNMMWRFVQGDARQSEIDMIWEISKQIEGHTICALGDGAAWPVQGLIRHFRPIMESRIAQFKQQKQASA; via the exons ATGCTGTCGTTGTCTCGGGCTGTTGCAAGCGGGGTAGCCCGCGCCCCAGCGGCTCTCAGTCAAGGGCTCATGGTCCGATTCAACAGCACAGCTCAG AGTCCTCCCAAGAAAACCACCTTCGGGCCACTCGCAGATGAAGACCGAATTTTCACCAACCTCTACGGCCGCCACGACTGGCA GTTGAACGGCGCCATGAAGCGAGGCGACTGGTACAAGACCAAGGAGATCCTCCTTAAGGGCGTGGACTGGATTCTCAACGAGGTCAAAGTGTCGGGCTTACGCGGGAGGGGCGGTGCCGGATTCCCCACTGGCATGAAGTGGAGTTTTATGAACAAGCCCAGTGATGGCAG GCCAAAGTATCTCGTCGTGAACGCTGACGAAGGGGAACCGGGCACGTGCAAAGACCGGGAGATCATGAGGAACGACCCCCACAAACTGGTGGAAGGCTGCTTGGTGGCCGGCAGGGCCATGGGGGCGCGTGCCGCCTACATCTACATCCGGGGGGAGTTCTATAACGAGTCGTCCAACTTGCAG GTGGCCATCAACGAGGCGTACGCGGCGGGGCTCATCGGCAGGAACGCCTGCGGCTCGGGCTACGACTTTGACGTGTTCGTCATGCGCGGCGCCGGCGCGTACATCTGCGGCGAGGAGACGGCGCTCATCGAGTCCCTGGAGGGGAAGCAGGGCAAGCCGCGGCTCAAGCCCCCGTTTCCCGCCGACGTGG GCGTGTTCGGCTGCCCGACGACGGTCGCCAACGTGGAAACGGTGGCCGTGGCGCCCACCATCTGTCGCCGCGGCGGCTCCTGGTTTCTCGGCTTCGGCCGGGAGAGAAACTCGGGCACCAAACTTTTCAACATCTCCGGCCACGTCAACCACCCCTGCACCGTGGAGGAGGAGATGTCCATCCCGCTGAAGGATCTCATCGAAAGGCACGCGG GCGGCGTTCGAGGGGGCTGGGACAACCTGCTGGCCGTCATCCCCGGCGGTTCGTCCACGCCTCTCATTCCCAAAAAGGTGTGCGAGGAGGTGCTGATGGACTTTGACGGCCTCCTCCAGGCTCAGACCGGCCTGGGCACGGCCGCCCTCATCGTCATGGACAAATCC ACGGACATTATTCGAGCCATCGCCCGCCTGATTGAGTTCTACAAGCACGAGAGCTGTGGCCAGTGCACGCCTTGCAGAGAAG GGGTGGACTGGATGAACAACATGATGTGGCGCTTCGTTCAAGGCGACGCGCGGCAGTCCGAGATCGACATGATCTGGGAGATCAGCAAGCAGATCGAAGGTCACACCATCTGCGCTCTGGGAGACGGCGCCGCCTGGCCCGTTCAG GGCCTTATCCGACACTTCAGGCCCATCATGGAGAGCCGAATCGCCCAATTCAAGCAGCAGAAGCAAGCTAGCGCTTAA